A stretch of Mesoplodon densirostris isolate mMesDen1 chromosome 7, mMesDen1 primary haplotype, whole genome shotgun sequence DNA encodes these proteins:
- the LOC132494186 gene encoding LOW QUALITY PROTEIN: NADH-cytochrome b5 reductase 2 (The sequence of the model RefSeq protein was modified relative to this genomic sequence to represent the inferred CDS: inserted 1 base in 1 codon) — protein sequence MFGVWVRVTSRRRLDGPAGRGPRRGGGQEPGGVRRGPGTWTGWGRGLAASVCQQRPAKGGVGAGPGGAGGGLALAWGGVGVSRGAKDTSLLLAITVIGTTVLLLAPKNKNIRKRRPITLQHPEAKFLLALTEKEQISYNTRRFRFGLPSPDHALGLPVGNYVNLLAKIDSVLVVRAYTPVSSDEDLGFVDLIIKIYFKNVHPNHPKGGKMTQYLENMKTGDTILFQGPSGRLFYHGSGKFAFKPYKTSELENKLVHHLGMIAGGTGVTPMLQLIRCITKKPSDKTRMSLVCANQTEEEILVRKELEEVARTHPKRFNLWYTLDKPPVGWKYXSGFITEDTIKEHLPPPGRFSFILVCGPPPLIQRATHPNLEKLGYTEDMIFTY from the exons ATGTTCGGTGTCTGGGTCCGGGTGACTTCCCGGCGGCGGCTAGACGGCCCGGCGGGAAGAGGCCCGAGACGAGGGGGCGGGCAGGAGCCGGGCGGAGTCCGCCGGGGCCCGGGAACCTGgacaggctgggggagagggCTGGCAGCCAGTGTCTGTCAGCAGCGGCCCGCGAAGGGCGGGGTGGGCGCTGGGCCGGGCGGAGCCGGAGGAGGCCTGGCGCTGGCCTGGGGC GGTGTTGGTGTGTCCCGAGGCGCCAAG GACACATCCCTGCTCCTCGCCATCACTGTTATTGGGACCACTGTGCTCCTGTTGGCCCCGAAGAACAAGAACATAAGGAAGAGACGTCCTATAACCTTACAGCACCCTGAAGCCAAGTTCCTGCTGGCCCTGACTGAGAAAGAG caAATCAGCTACAACACTCGAAGGTTCCGCTTTGGACTGCCCTCGCCGGACCATGCCTTAGGGCTTCCCGTAG GTAACTATGTTAATCTCTTGGCCAAAATTGATAGTGTGTTGGTGGTCAGGGCTTACACGCCTGTGTCCAGTGATGAGGATCTAGGCTTTGTGGACTTAATTATCAAG ATCTACTTCAAAAATGTACACCCTAATCATCCAAAAGGGGGGAAGATGACTCAGTACTTGGAGAACATGAAAACTGGGGACACCATCCTTTTTCAAGGGCCATCCGGGCGCCTGTTCTATCATGGGTCAG GGAAGTTTGCGTTCAAACCATACAAAACGAGTGAGCTTGAAAATAAACTGGTCCATCACCTGGGAATGATTGCTGGGGGCACAG GGGTTACACCCATGCTGCAGCTCATCCGCTGCATCACCAAGAAGCCCAGTGACAAGACCAGGATGTCCCTCGTCTGTGCCAACCAG ACAGAGGAGGAGATCTTGGTGAGAAAGGAGCTTGAGGAAGTTGCCAGAACTCACCCAAAGCGGTTCAACCTGTGGTACACCCTGGACAAGCCTCCTGTTG GCTGGAAGT AGTCAGGCTTCATTACTGAGGACACGATCAAGGAGCATCTCCCTCCTCCTGGGAGGTTCTCATTCATCCTGGTGTGTGGCCCACCACCCCTGATCCAGAGAGCCACACACCCTAACTTGGAGAAACTGGGTTACACCGAGGACATGATTTTCACCTACTAA